A region of Maridesulfovibrio sp. DNA encodes the following proteins:
- a CDS encoding sugar nucleotide-binding protein: protein MKILVIGDGALGNAIAGLAEKSGHETFQTSRKNSQLLYLDLKEELKFTDLPDTDWAVIAAGISGYKECAENPHSRKVNVERTIELCRALLARGTKILFPSSTAVFDGETPSPAPDTNPCPSTEYGHQKTEVENFLRTYPKQTAIVRLTKLLERNTPLISGWLENLAAGRQITPFEDLTIAPVHFEDAALACCRIMENNGSGIFHCSGPQEISYLEFAQRICRQSGFDSRLITPGSCKGFLDYCPPHCALESGATEEFIKFNFPAADRLIEEILRPRCLLCGSGNLHIFEQRQNFPGITSDCKPWPRAGGFILCKDCGHAQKNISPQWLSDINKIYSGYEMYPLSNGSEPLIFDENGHGRPRSGILLDRLIHTHPLPEDGTMLDVGCGNGSLLQQFHLRRPGWKLCGHEQSIQREEILHLPGVENFYSGSFDKIGRKFDLITLTYVIEHLTDPVSALKKLAGLLREGGLIMVHTSSFAENPFDLMVCDHCSHFTPDSLEFLAKQSGLDVTAKTDSWLAKEIGITARKGSSMQERVPAQKHLQVMKDTLDWLGQLAHKAGQASAKYKTGIFGTAVAGTWLAATLKEQVSFFVDEDPSKQGQSHMGLPILGPEMVPPDAAVVMGFNKELGSHIAQRLNGCYPRIKFIIPDI, encoded by the coding sequence ATGAAAATTCTGGTTATCGGTGATGGAGCACTTGGCAATGCCATTGCAGGACTGGCGGAAAAATCCGGACATGAGACATTTCAGACTTCACGCAAAAATTCGCAACTGCTTTATCTTGACCTGAAAGAGGAACTGAAATTCACTGATCTTCCTGACACTGATTGGGCGGTAATCGCAGCCGGAATTTCAGGATATAAGGAGTGTGCGGAAAATCCGCACTCCCGGAAAGTAAACGTGGAACGGACTATAGAACTGTGCCGTGCACTTCTTGCCCGGGGCACAAAAATACTCTTCCCTTCCAGTACCGCTGTGTTTGACGGGGAAACTCCCTCCCCGGCACCGGACACAAATCCATGCCCGTCCACAGAGTATGGACACCAGAAAACCGAAGTGGAAAACTTTCTGCGAACATACCCGAAACAGACGGCAATAGTGCGGCTGACCAAGCTTCTGGAGCGCAATACACCGCTAATCTCCGGCTGGCTGGAAAACCTTGCTGCAGGCAGACAAATCACACCTTTCGAAGACCTGACTATCGCCCCGGTCCATTTTGAGGACGCAGCCCTTGCCTGCTGCCGGATCATGGAAAACAATGGCAGTGGAATTTTCCATTGCTCCGGTCCGCAGGAAATCAGCTATCTCGAATTCGCGCAGAGGATTTGCAGGCAATCCGGCTTTGACAGCAGGCTGATCACCCCCGGAAGTTGTAAAGGATTTCTGGATTACTGCCCGCCCCATTGCGCTCTTGAAAGCGGGGCAACCGAAGAATTCATAAAATTTAATTTTCCCGCAGCCGACCGGCTCATAGAAGAAATCCTGCGCCCCCGCTGCCTGCTCTGCGGCAGCGGCAACCTGCACATATTTGAGCAGCGCCAAAACTTTCCCGGCATCACTTCGGACTGCAAACCGTGGCCGCGTGCAGGAGGATTCATTCTCTGCAAGGATTGCGGACACGCCCAAAAAAACATTTCCCCGCAATGGCTCAGTGATATCAATAAAATCTATTCCGGTTACGAAATGTACCCCCTGAGCAATGGAAGTGAACCCTTGATCTTTGATGAAAACGGACACGGCAGACCGCGTAGCGGAATTCTGCTGGACAGGCTGATTCACACCCACCCCCTGCCGGAAGACGGAACCATGCTTGATGTCGGCTGCGGCAACGGAAGCCTGCTCCAACAATTCCATCTGCGCCGCCCCGGATGGAAACTGTGTGGTCATGAACAGTCTATACAACGGGAAGAAATTCTGCACCTTCCCGGAGTAGAAAATTTTTATTCCGGCTCATTTGATAAAATCGGGCGCAAATTCGACCTGATTACCCTGACCTACGTCATCGAACATCTTACAGATCCGGTAAGTGCCCTTAAAAAGCTGGCAGGACTTCTGCGCGAAGGGGGCCTGATCATGGTCCATACATCATCTTTCGCCGAAAACCCTTTTGACCTCATGGTCTGCGACCACTGCTCCCACTTCACCCCGGACTCGCTGGAATTTTTGGCAAAACAATCAGGGCTGGACGTTACCGCCAAAACCGATTCGTGGCTGGCAAAAGAAATAGGCATCACTGCCCGCAAAGGAAGTTCCATGCAAGAACGCGTTCCAGCTCAAAAGCATCTGCAAGTCATGAAAGATACTCTGGACTGGCTGGGTCAACTGGCCCATAAAGCTGGGCAGGCCAGCGCGAAATATAAAACCGGAATATTCGGAACTGCAGTGGCCGGAACATGGCTGGCTGCAACCCTGAAAGAACAAGTATCTTTTTTCGTGGATGAAGACCCTTCCAAACAAGGGCAAAGCCACATGGGACTACCCATCCTCGGGCCGGAAATGGTTCCGCCGGACGCGGCTGTTGTCATGGGCTTCAACAAAGAGCTGGGATCACATATTGCACAACGTTTGAATGGCTGTTATCCCCGAATTAAATTCATTATCCCTGATATATAA
- a CDS encoding class I SAM-dependent methyltransferase: MGNLLNLITPLHTSTKREYLPRMLDDKVQCMLKAKEYEFDYWDGDRRYGYGGYRYLQGYWTPVAEGLIERYGLKQGSRILDVGCGKGFLLYELHKLGMEVCGFDVSRHALAEARPEIRSNLFLREAEKPFPYADEEFDLVISVNSLHNLPVFNLKKALGEMERVGRNKYLCVESFRNEQELFNLQCWALTCESFFSNEEWEWLFNEFGYSGDYEFIYFE; the protein is encoded by the coding sequence ATGGGAAATCTTCTGAATCTAATCACACCGCTGCACACATCCACCAAACGCGAATACCTGCCGCGCATGCTGGATGATAAAGTGCAGTGCATGCTCAAAGCCAAAGAATATGAATTTGATTACTGGGACGGAGACCGCCGCTACGGTTACGGTGGATATCGTTATCTTCAAGGATACTGGACTCCCGTTGCTGAAGGTCTGATTGAGAGATACGGATTAAAGCAGGGTTCCCGCATTCTCGATGTGGGCTGCGGCAAGGGTTTCCTGCTCTATGAACTGCACAAACTGGGCATGGAGGTTTGCGGCTTTGATGTTTCCCGTCACGCGCTTGCGGAGGCAAGGCCGGAAATAAGAAGCAACCTGTTCCTCAGGGAAGCAGAGAAACCTTTCCCCTATGCGGATGAAGAATTCGATCTGGTCATTTCCGTAAATTCCCTGCACAACCTTCCTGTGTTCAATCTCAAAAAAGCCCTTGGCGAAATGGAACGGGTCGGGAGAAATAAATATTTGTGCGTGGAAAGCTTTCGCAATGAGCAGGAATTGTTTAATCTCCAATGCTGGGCCCTGACCTGCGAATCTTTTTTCAGTAACGAAGAATGGGAATGGCTTTTCAATGAATTCGGATATTCCGGAGATTACGAATTTATCTACTTTGAATAA
- a CDS encoding radical SAM protein, whose translation MDIAKLHAHAQNAFAAENYIEAETAAKRILKESPENYEGLELLSRIALKCGCPEKAVEYFTRLEKSYTPEAELNLLMAGAYEKLGKTAEASRLLGKAAEQEPENENIRKQYFQHEYRAANLDIFPYEDFFSEGQREREPGAIFFHAVNVVWGEEFTALFVDDVMPTQLGKDNIESLNREARSLYIIYTTPEDAPYIKNSAVFKLMLKAIDIRIYYIDFSYMNAENKYEMMVLGHKHALRKGHEAGAHMIFLAPDAVFSESTFRNLYERTKEGYRAIMIGTMRVTKEEFRPRMRELFFPEDCVEAPIEAREMVDLAIQHIHPDTRNSFINATKANGWPSQFLWEIPGEGVIAHNFHLHPIMINPVVLNEFHGAVDNDCVQSICKSMDEIYIVTDSDEMIGFDLSKLDVRTIQLDTPISAGYIAAWAADKADHLHRKFMEREIRIHNGKRSSQWEKLSSEATDFVNEIKALEQDDQEHYFPETLSDYDLRFPPLKLDSVNFQPITKCNLSCVYCPQHWNKAEGSEMDNSLLRKTVDYIKDNDVIQATVGFYGETLIGKNWKEYCAELLDSGVTMNLCSNFNMELSDEDCRILSRFNHIQLSIDSADPEILKEVRPPANLQRMLLNMHKIRAAAIIQDLPVPDFQWMCTLTDRVVSQLPALVSLAASNNVPQLNCNELAYFDGKKLPVNSIFSLQGKKFAEAINYVEHALQIARKNNIRMSMLPAWKEMVEAKRAVEHAHDEYGVELDLAVKPVQLGNQMHNIQGDAQIYGQRSDIPGPGETRACLFPWNSVYIMPDGSLHSCCIRGDVMANLNNYKNVREAMHTPGYTDLRKQLITGKISDRHCQNCPITYIIPVRELKRRVADMIRASFKK comes from the coding sequence ATGGACATTGCGAAACTTCATGCTCACGCACAAAATGCATTTGCCGCAGAAAATTACATCGAAGCTGAAACAGCGGCAAAAAGGATTCTAAAAGAATCTCCTGAAAACTACGAAGGACTCGAGCTGTTGTCCAGAATTGCCCTTAAATGCGGATGTCCGGAAAAAGCGGTTGAATATTTTACCAGACTTGAAAAATCATACACCCCTGAGGCAGAACTGAACCTGCTGATGGCCGGGGCATATGAAAAACTAGGCAAGACAGCTGAAGCAAGCAGGCTGCTGGGCAAAGCAGCCGAACAGGAACCCGAAAACGAAAACATCCGAAAACAATACTTCCAGCATGAATACCGGGCAGCCAATCTGGATATTTTCCCATATGAAGATTTTTTTTCCGAAGGCCAGCGCGAAAGAGAGCCGGGGGCAATTTTCTTTCACGCAGTCAATGTGGTCTGGGGTGAAGAATTCACCGCCCTGTTCGTGGACGATGTAATGCCTACCCAACTCGGCAAGGATAATATTGAAAGCCTGAACAGAGAAGCACGTTCCCTGTACATAATTTACACCACCCCGGAAGATGCGCCGTATATTAAAAATTCAGCTGTATTCAAACTTATGCTGAAAGCCATCGATATCAGGATCTACTACATAGATTTCAGCTACATGAATGCCGAAAATAAATACGAAATGATGGTTCTAGGGCATAAACACGCCCTGCGCAAAGGACACGAGGCCGGAGCGCATATGATTTTCCTTGCACCGGATGCAGTTTTCTCGGAATCAACTTTCCGCAATTTATATGAAAGAACAAAGGAAGGTTACAGGGCAATAATGATCGGGACCATGCGGGTGACCAAAGAAGAATTCCGCCCGCGCATGCGCGAACTATTCTTCCCGGAGGATTGCGTTGAAGCCCCGATTGAAGCCCGTGAAATGGTTGATCTTGCCATACAACACATCCATCCCGACACCAGAAACAGTTTTATCAATGCCACCAAAGCCAACGGCTGGCCTTCACAATTCCTGTGGGAAATTCCGGGGGAAGGGGTCATTGCCCATAATTTCCACCTCCATCCGATCATGATCAATCCGGTAGTGCTCAATGAATTCCACGGAGCCGTTGACAACGACTGCGTACAGAGCATTTGCAAAAGCATGGACGAAATATACATTGTGACCGACTCCGATGAAATGATCGGCTTTGATCTGAGCAAACTGGATGTGCGGACCATTCAACTGGATACCCCCATCAGTGCCGGATATATCGCCGCATGGGCTGCAGACAAGGCTGACCACCTGCACCGTAAATTCATGGAACGGGAAATACGCATCCACAACGGCAAAAGGAGCAGCCAATGGGAAAAGCTCAGCAGCGAGGCCACCGATTTCGTCAACGAGATCAAAGCGCTTGAACAGGATGACCAAGAACATTACTTCCCGGAAACACTCTCCGATTACGACCTGCGCTTTCCTCCGCTGAAACTCGATTCTGTAAATTTTCAGCCGATTACAAAATGCAACCTGAGCTGCGTCTATTGCCCCCAGCACTGGAACAAGGCAGAAGGCTCGGAGATGGATAACTCCCTGCTGCGTAAAACAGTTGATTACATAAAGGATAATGACGTTATTCAGGCAACGGTAGGGTTCTATGGTGAAACCCTCATCGGGAAAAACTGGAAAGAGTACTGCGCTGAGCTGCTGGATTCAGGGGTGACCATGAATCTCTGCTCCAACTTCAATATGGAACTAAGTGATGAAGACTGCCGGATTCTTTCCCGGTTCAATCATATCCAGCTCAGTATAGACTCAGCGGACCCGGAAATCCTCAAGGAAGTCCGTCCCCCGGCCAACCTGCAAAGGATGCTTTTAAACATGCACAAAATCAGGGCCGCTGCGATTATCCAAGATCTGCCCGTTCCTGATTTTCAATGGATGTGTACTTTGACCGACCGGGTGGTTTCACAGCTCCCTGCCCTTGTAAGCCTTGCCGCATCCAACAATGTACCGCAACTCAACTGCAACGAGCTTGCATATTTTGACGGCAAAAAACTTCCGGTCAACAGCATCTTTTCACTTCAGGGGAAAAAGTTCGCAGAAGCTATCAATTACGTTGAACATGCCCTGCAAATAGCCCGGAAAAACAATATCCGCATGAGCATGCTGCCCGCGTGGAAAGAAATGGTAGAAGCAAAGCGCGCGGTTGAACATGCTCATGATGAATACGGAGTGGAACTTGATCTGGCAGTTAAACCCGTTCAACTTGGAAACCAGATGCATAACATTCAGGGCGACGCACAAATTTACGGACAGCGCAGCGATATTCCGGGCCCCGGAGAAACGAGAGCCTGCCTGTTTCCTTGGAATTCAGTATACATAATGCCCGACGGCAGCCTGCACTCCTGTTGCATAAGGGGTGATGTGATGGCAAATCTCAATAACTATAAAAACGTGCGTGAAGCCATGCATACCCCCGGCTACACAGACCTGCGCAAACAGCTTATAACCGGAAAAATTTCTGACCGGCACTGCCAGAACTGCCCGATAACCTACATTATTCCGGTCCGGGAACTAAAACGCAGGGTAGCGGACATGATTCGCGCAAGCTTTAAAAAATAA
- a CDS encoding radical SAM protein has translation MQLYTNLKIFHYQHKLDSLSPESERIEAPIHIRIKPTNSCNHSCTYCAYRNPNLQLGQDMSIADRIPSVKMKEIAADCIEMGVKAVTFSGGGEPLCYPKLAGTARTLAEGGVSIATLTNGGLLHGEVAEVFSALGTWIRISMDGWDGPSYSRFRSVDENEFSKIMTNIENFKKMGGKCFLGVNYVISRDNAGQVFDMARRLKDAGVDSIKFSPCVVSNDGHENNRYHAPVFGRIKDQTQRVIQELQDSSFEVFDSYHALDEKFDKPYQWCPYQQILPVIGADQRIYSCQDKAYNLDCGVLGSIKEMSFKEFWFNNRDKFFKINPSKDCAHHCVSNGKNMLIHDYMNANPDHLPFV, from the coding sequence ATGCAGCTCTATACCAACCTGAAAATTTTTCATTACCAGCATAAGCTTGATTCACTGTCCCCGGAATCGGAACGCATTGAAGCGCCTATCCATATCAGAATTAAGCCCACCAATTCCTGCAACCACAGCTGCACATACTGCGCCTACCGAAACCCAAACCTGCAGTTGGGACAGGACATGTCCATTGCCGACCGCATCCCCTCGGTAAAAATGAAGGAAATCGCTGCCGACTGTATTGAAATGGGGGTCAAAGCAGTAACTTTCAGCGGCGGCGGAGAACCACTCTGCTATCCAAAATTGGCAGGCACCGCCAGAACCCTCGCGGAGGGCGGGGTAAGCATCGCCACCCTGACCAACGGCGGACTGCTGCACGGTGAAGTGGCTGAAGTATTTTCAGCCTTGGGAACATGGATCAGAATCTCCATGGATGGCTGGGACGGACCGAGCTATTCCCGTTTCCGCTCAGTGGACGAAAATGAATTTTCCAAAATCATGACCAACATTGAAAACTTCAAAAAAATGGGCGGCAAATGCTTTTTGGGCGTGAATTACGTGATCAGCCGCGATAACGCAGGACAGGTCTTTGATATGGCCCGCAGACTGAAAGATGCTGGGGTGGACAGCATCAAGTTTTCCCCCTGTGTGGTCAGTAATGACGGACATGAAAACAACCGTTACCACGCACCTGTTTTCGGCAGGATCAAAGATCAGACCCAGCGGGTCATTCAGGAACTGCAGGACAGCTCATTTGAAGTATTCGACTCCTACCACGCTCTGGATGAAAAATTCGACAAACCGTACCAATGGTGCCCTTACCAGCAGATTCTCCCGGTCATCGGAGCAGACCAGCGGATATACTCCTGTCAGGACAAAGCTTACAACCTTGATTGCGGTGTCCTCGGCTCGATCAAAGAAATGAGCTTCAAAGAATTCTGGTTCAACAACCGGGATAAGTTCTTTAAAATCAATCCATCCAAGGACTGCGCCCACCACTGTGTCTCCAATGGCAAAAACATGCTCATTCACGATTACATGAACGCCAACCCCGACCACCTGCCTTTTGTCTAG